Part of the Nitrospirota bacterium genome is shown below.
CCGCGGTATGGACATCGGATAAAACCGGAATGTGGAGTTCGTCTTTGATTTTTTGAAGGATTTCAAGCCCTTTTAAAATTCCGGGTCCCCGAAATGAGCTATGGGCTGATCGGTTGGCCTTGTCATAGGACGATTTGAAAATAAACGGAACCTGATGCCGGTCGGCGATTTCCTTAATCCTCCTGGCCGTTTCGAGCATAAAAGATTCCTTTTCAATGACACAGGGGCCTGCGATTAAAAAGAGGGGATTTCCACCGCCTAATTTTAAATGATTGAGTTGAATGGTTTTCGTCATCATTTAACCGACCTCTGGTATTCCAAACAAGCTTTAATGTAAGATTTGAATAGAGGATGCGGGTCTAGCGGTCTTGATTTAAATTCCGGATGAAATTGCACGCCGATAAACCAGGGATGATCTTCGAGTTCAATGATTTCGACCAGGCGGTGATCCGGCGAAGTTCCGCTGATTTTCAGGCCCGTCTTTTGCAGTTGGTCCCGATAGTGATTGTTAAACTCATACCGATGACGATGCCGTTCTCTAATTTCTGTTTTCTGATAACATTGATAGGCCTTCGAATTCACGCTTAACACACAGGGATAGGCCCCTAACCGCATCGTCCCCCCTTTATCCGTCAGCTCCTGCTGATCGGTCATCAATGAAATGACTTTATCCGGGGAATCTTTGTCAAACTCCGAACTATTGGCTTTGGAAAGGTGAACGACGTTACGGCTAAATTCAATCACGGCGCATTGCATCCCCAGACAGATTCCAAAAAATGGAATTTTATGTTCCCGGGCATAGCGGATCGTCGTAATCTTGCCTTCTATGCCGCGGTCGCCAAAACCGCCGGGAACCAAAATCCCATGGACGGTCTTAAAATAGGCCTCAGTTCCGTTCTTCTCGATCTCTTCCGAATCGACCCACTGAATCTTCACTTTTGACAGGTTTCCAATTCCGCCATGAACCAACGCTTCAAGAAGACTTTTGTAGGACTCCTTCAACTCAACGTATTTACCCACCAAAGCGATTTCAACCGTCTCTTGAGGATGTTTTACAATTTCGATTATTTCTTTCCACTTCTCCAGTTGGACCGGATGCCCGGATAAATGAAGCTTGGTCAAAATCATATCGTCGAGTTTTTCAATATTCAGAAGAACGGGAACTTCATAAATACTTTCCACATCCTGGGCTGACATCACCTCTTCCGGCCTCAGGTTGCAGAATAAGGCAATTTTTCTTTTGAGATCCGATGACAGGTGCCGATCTGACCGACAAAGGAGAATATCGGGCTGAATACCGATTTCCCGAAGCTTGTTCACGCTATGCTGGGTTGGCTTTGTTTTGAGTTCATCCGCGGTCGGAATATAAGGGACCAGGGTTAAATGAATATACAGAACATTTTCTTTTCCTACATCGAAAGGAATTTGACGAATGGCTTCAAGGAAAGGGAGCGATTCGATATCACCCACCGTTCCGCCGATTTCGACAATAACAACGTCGACTCCCCAATCGACATTTCGAATGCACTTTTTAATTTCATCGGTGATATGGGGTACCACTTGGACCGTTCCGCCGAGGTAATCTCCGCGCCTCTCTTTTCGAATGACCGTGTCGTAGATTTTTCCGGTGGTATAGTTGTTTCTTTTTAACATGGTCACCGAGGCATACCGCTCATAATGTCCCAGATCGAGATCCGTCTCAGCGCCGTCATCCGTTACGAAAACTTCGCCATGTTGATAGGGGTTCATCGTCCCGGGATCCACGTTGATATA
Proteins encoded:
- a CDS encoding CTP synthase, encoding MGKFIFVTGGVISSLGKGLASASIGALLEARGLRVTFLKLDPYINVDPGTMNPYQHGEVFVTDDGAETDLDLGHYERYASVTMLKRNNYTTGKIYDTVIRKERRGDYLGGTVQVVPHITDEIKKCIRNVDWGVDVVIVEIGGTVGDIESLPFLEAIRQIPFDVGKENVLYIHLTLVPYIPTADELKTKPTQHSVNKLREIGIQPDILLCRSDRHLSSDLKRKIALFCNLRPEEVMSAQDVESIYEVPVLLNIEKLDDMILTKLHLSGHPVQLEKWKEIIEIVKHPQETVEIALVGKYVELKESYKSLLEALVHGGIGNLSKVKIQWVDSEEIEKNGTEAYFKTVHGILVPGGFGDRGIEGKITTIRYAREHKIPFFGICLGMQCAVIEFSRNVVHLSKANSSEFDKDSPDKVISLMTDQQELTDKGGTMRLGAYPCVLSVNSKAYQCYQKTEIRERHRHRYEFNNHYRDQLQKTGLKISGTSPDHRLVEIIELEDHPWFIGVQFHPEFKSRPLDPHPLFKSYIKACLEYQRSVK